In Rhodothermales bacterium, one DNA window encodes the following:
- the nuoH gene encoding NADH-quinone oxidoreductase subunit NuoH, with product MATILAIWEFIDLPLVIFILLNLLLISASALVYAERKVAAFIQERSGPNRVGPKGLLQPFADVFKLIFKEDIVPTAANRFLHSFAPTLMVVIAMTTASVIPFARGLVVADINVGILFILALTSLSVYGVTLAGWSSNSKYSLLGGLRSSAQMISYELAMGAAVISVVLLSASLNMTAIVESQNHLGSLFGWNIFRNPVGFFLFTIAAFAETNRAPFDLPEAEQELVGGYHTEYSGMKFGMFFLAEYVNMFIASMIIATLFLGGYLVPGEIFFADALYASGLGWLMAVLQVGAFFLKSAFMAFVFIWVRWTLPRFKYNQLMNIGWKYMLPISIANILVIALLVAAWHTFFV from the coding sequence ATGGCTACGATTCTCGCGATCTGGGAGTTCATCGATCTCCCGCTCGTCATCTTCATCCTGCTCAACCTCCTGCTCATCTCGGCGTCGGCGCTCGTCTACGCCGAGCGGAAGGTGGCTGCGTTCATCCAGGAGCGGTCGGGTCCGAACCGCGTCGGGCCGAAGGGGCTGTTGCAGCCGTTCGCCGACGTGTTCAAGCTCATCTTCAAAGAGGACATCGTCCCGACCGCCGCGAACCGGTTCCTCCACTCGTTCGCGCCGACGCTGATGGTGGTGATCGCGATGACGACGGCGAGCGTGATCCCGTTCGCGCGCGGGCTCGTCGTGGCGGACATCAACGTGGGCATCCTCTTCATCCTCGCGCTCACGTCGCTCTCGGTCTACGGCGTCACGCTCGCGGGGTGGTCGTCGAACTCGAAGTACTCGCTCCTCGGCGGGCTGCGGTCGTCGGCGCAGATGATCTCGTACGAGCTCGCGATGGGTGCCGCCGTGATCTCGGTCGTGCTGCTGAGCGCGTCGCTCAACATGACGGCGATCGTCGAGAGCCAGAACCACCTCGGCAGCCTCTTCGGGTGGAACATCTTCCGCAACCCCGTCGGCTTCTTCCTCTTCACGATCGCGGCGTTCGCCGAGACGAATCGCGCGCCGTTCGACCTGCCCGAGGCCGAGCAAGAACTCGTCGGCGGCTACCACACCGAGTATTCGGGGATGAAGTTCGGGATGTTCTTCCTCGCGGAGTACGTCAACATGTTCATCGCGAGCATGATCATCGCGACGCTCTTCCTCGGCGGCTACCTCGTCCCCGGCGAGATCTTCTTCGCCGACGCGCTCTACGCGAGCGGGCTCGGCTGGCTGATGGCCGTGCTGCAGGTCGGCGCGTTCTTCCTCAAGTCGGCGTTCATGGCGTTCGTGTTCATCTGGGTGCGGTGGACGCTCCCGCGCTTCAAGTACAACCAGCTCATGAACATCGGCTGGAAGTACATGCTGCCGATCTCGATCGCGAACATCCTCGTGATCGCGCTCCTCGTGGCGGCTTGGCACACGTTCTTCGTCTGA
- a CDS encoding molybdopterin-dependent oxidoreductase, producing the protein MPTVTIDNQQHEFEQGDTLLQYCLDRGIEVPHFCYHPAMSVPANCRQCLVKIGTPMKSRQTGEIERDEHGNPVINFMPKLQPSCAVDITDGMVVHTQLSDAEVEHGQVANLELLLINHPLDCPICDQAGQCPLQIQAYKYGPEGSRFEFEKVHKPKRVQLGPNVTLDAERCINCTRCTRFTSEITETHQLTIHNRGDKNYPMTAPGVEFDDPYSMNVCDICPVGALTETYFRFKARVWEMSKTPSVSTYGSKGINVDYWVKDNQVLRITPRQNLEVNEYWMPDAARLVYTEFNEHRPEGPRILYRDGGFGPATWEQAYDAAAFLLKDVDGGEVFFLGSAWATVEDNYLLTKLADALGAPTPQYIPHVESGAGDDWLVTDDRAPNAQGCERLGIEPADADLLRSRLQSGEIKVLYVLEDDPVAAGVLSEADLDGVQVILHHYHTTNETLPFANVALPAAMAVETVGTYVNGAGRAQRLRPAKAIRGVNRTLMMEMGVSRLDQQGTPFDRWHDESHKVDCQPGWAALPEIAERLGHAMPYAGPAAVMAEVAERDAFAGATHKAMGHLGVQLEDTAQPA; encoded by the coding sequence ATGCCCACTGTTACGATCGACAACCAGCAGCACGAGTTCGAGCAGGGCGACACCCTCCTCCAGTACTGCCTGGACCGGGGGATCGAGGTCCCGCACTTCTGCTACCACCCGGCGATGTCCGTCCCGGCCAACTGCCGGCAGTGCCTCGTGAAGATCGGGACGCCGATGAAGAGCCGGCAGACGGGCGAGATCGAGCGCGACGAGCACGGCAACCCCGTCATCAACTTCATGCCGAAGCTGCAGCCCTCCTGCGCGGTCGACATCACCGACGGGATGGTGGTCCACACCCAGCTTTCGGACGCCGAGGTCGAGCACGGGCAGGTGGCGAACCTCGAACTCCTGCTCATTAACCACCCGCTCGACTGCCCGATCTGCGACCAGGCTGGCCAGTGCCCGCTCCAGATCCAGGCCTACAAGTACGGCCCCGAAGGCTCGCGCTTCGAGTTCGAGAAGGTCCACAAGCCGAAGCGCGTCCAACTCGGCCCGAACGTCACGCTCGACGCCGAGCGCTGCATCAACTGCACGCGCTGCACGCGGTTTACGAGTGAGATCACCGAGACGCACCAGCTCACGATCCACAACCGCGGCGACAAGAACTACCCGATGACCGCGCCGGGCGTCGAGTTCGACGACCCGTACTCGATGAACGTGTGCGACATCTGCCCCGTCGGCGCGCTCACCGAGACGTACTTCCGCTTCAAGGCCCGCGTGTGGGAGATGTCGAAGACGCCGAGCGTCTCGACGTACGGCAGCAAAGGCATCAACGTCGATTACTGGGTCAAGGACAACCAGGTCCTCCGCATCACCCCGCGCCAGAACCTCGAGGTCAACGAGTACTGGATGCCCGACGCCGCGCGGCTCGTCTACACCGAGTTCAACGAGCACCGGCCCGAAGGCCCGCGCATCCTCTACCGCGACGGCGGCTTCGGCCCGGCGACGTGGGAGCAGGCGTACGACGCCGCGGCCTTCCTGCTTAAAGACGTGGACGGCGGCGAGGTCTTCTTCCTCGGCTCCGCGTGGGCGACGGTCGAGGACAACTACCTCCTCACGAAGCTCGCCGACGCCCTCGGCGCGCCGACGCCGCAGTACATCCCCCACGTCGAGTCCGGCGCGGGCGACGACTGGCTCGTCACCGACGACCGCGCCCCGAACGCGCAGGGCTGCGAGCGCCTCGGCATCGAGCCCGCCGACGCGGACCTCCTGCGGTCGCGGCTCCAGAGCGGCGAGATCAAAGTCCTCTACGTGCTCGAAGACGACCCCGTCGCCGCCGGCGTGCTAAGCGAGGCCGACCTCGACGGCGTGCAGGTCATCCTCCACCACTACCACACCACAAACGAGACGCTGCCGTTCGCGAACGTCGCGCTCCCGGCAGCGATGGCCGTCGAGACGGTCGGGACGTACGTCAACGGCGCGGGCCGCGCGCAGCGCCTCCGCCCGGCCAAGGCGATCCGCGGCGTGAACCGGACGCTGATGATGGAGATGGGCGTGAGCCGCCTCGACCAGCAGGGCACGCCGTTCGACCGCTGGCACGACGAGAGCCACAAGGTCGACTGCCAGCCCGGCTGGGCCGCGCTCCCCGAAATCGCCGAGCGCCTCGGCCACGCGATGCCGTACGCCGGCCCCGCCGCCGTGATGGCCGAGGTCGCCGAGCGCGACGCATTCGCCGGCGCCACGCACAAAGCGATGGGCCACCTCGGCGTCCAGCTCGAAGACACGGCACAGCCTGCTTGA
- a CDS encoding DUF4920 domain-containing protein, with protein MRLAALALTAGLLLTTGCFESQEGHVVTDDDALAAVPTIPAGYDGYGDPLDLDGDLVALTPAAVTQDVGTYNNTVVRVEGTVAQVCKMQGCWLTLQNPTGQPIRVQVPRDSSGYVFTFPTDLGIAEVIVEGTVTADTTSVETLRHFAEDEGRSQEEIDAITEPEPTVVLTARGALVKRPADAVQS; from the coding sequence ATGCGTCTCGCTGCTCTCGCTCTCACCGCCGGCCTGTTGCTCACAACGGGCTGCTTCGAATCACAAGAAGGCCACGTCGTCACCGATGATGACGCCCTCGCCGCCGTGCCCACGATCCCGGCCGGGTACGACGGCTACGGCGACCCGCTCGACCTCGACGGGGACCTCGTCGCGCTCACGCCTGCGGCGGTGACGCAGGATGTCGGGACGTACAACAACACCGTCGTCCGCGTCGAGGGCACCGTAGCGCAGGTGTGCAAGATGCAAGGGTGCTGGCTGACGCTGCAGAACCCGACCGGGCAGCCGATCCGCGTGCAGGTCCCCCGCGACTCCTCGGGCTACGTCTTCACGTTCCCCACCGACCTCGGCATCGCCGAGGTGATCGTGGAAGGGACGGTGACGGCGGATACGACGAGCGTCGAAACCCTCCGTCACTTCGCCGAGGACGAGGGCCGCTCGCAGGAAGAGATCGACGCCATCACTGAGCCCGAGCCCACGGTCGTCCTCACCGCGCGCGGCGCGCTCGTCAAGCGGCCCGCCGACGCCGTCCAATCGTAA
- the nuoF gene encoding NADH-quinone oxidoreductase subunit NuoF — MEAPKLNDGKTKAGDWRNYERVLLPPVRDLHKLDVYEQQGGYSALRAVLSDGKFDPKGLASHVRESGLRGRGGAAFNTGLKWSFMPPVDPDVPRFLCCNGDESEPGTFKDRQLFEYNPHLVIEGMVLANYAISAAACYIYIRGEYAHWIRHFQRAVDEAYAKGYIGQNILGSGFSTDIVVHKGAGAYICGEETSLMESLEGKRGYPRVKPPFPAQKGIWARPTTINNVETLAHVPLIVNRGASWFAGVGAEKHPGPTIYGISGHVVKPGAYEYPTGMLISDLIDEVCGGMRNGKKFKALVPGGSSTPVLTAEMCAGTTMDADSLREAGSMMGTAGMLVMDEDTDMVSFLRRITHFYHHESCGQCTPCREGTGWLEKLVTRIDEGEGNLRDLDLLLELCDNMEGRTICALADAAAWPVRWTIRRFRSEFEAKCRQATFAGADLEGDGAGRAAEPAPVS; from the coding sequence ATGGAAGCCCCCAAGCTCAACGACGGAAAAACGAAGGCCGGTGACTGGCGGAACTACGAGCGCGTGCTGCTCCCGCCCGTCCGCGACCTCCACAAGCTCGACGTGTACGAGCAGCAGGGCGGCTACTCCGCCCTCCGTGCCGTGCTCAGCGACGGCAAGTTCGATCCGAAGGGGCTCGCTTCGCACGTCCGCGAAAGCGGCCTGCGCGGGCGCGGCGGCGCGGCGTTCAACACCGGGCTGAAGTGGAGCTTCATGCCGCCCGTCGACCCCGACGTGCCGCGCTTCCTCTGCTGCAACGGCGACGAGTCCGAGCCCGGTACGTTCAAAGACCGGCAGCTCTTCGAGTACAACCCGCACCTCGTCATCGAGGGGATGGTGCTCGCCAACTACGCGATCTCCGCGGCGGCGTGCTACATCTACATCCGCGGCGAGTACGCCCACTGGATCCGCCACTTCCAGCGCGCCGTCGACGAGGCGTACGCGAAGGGCTACATCGGACAGAACATCCTCGGCTCCGGCTTCTCGACCGACATCGTCGTGCACAAGGGCGCGGGCGCATACATCTGCGGCGAGGAGACCTCGCTGATGGAGAGCCTCGAAGGCAAGCGCGGCTATCCCCGCGTCAAGCCGCCGTTCCCCGCGCAGAAAGGCATCTGGGCGCGGCCGACGACCATCAACAACGTCGAGACGCTCGCCCACGTCCCGCTCATCGTGAACCGCGGCGCTAGCTGGTTCGCCGGCGTCGGCGCGGAGAAGCACCCCGGCCCGACGATCTACGGCATCTCCGGCCACGTCGTGAAGCCCGGCGCGTACGAGTACCCGACGGGCATGCTGATCTCCGACCTCATCGACGAGGTCTGCGGCGGGATGCGGAACGGGAAGAAGTTCAAAGCGCTCGTCCCCGGCGGCTCGTCCACGCCCGTCCTCACCGCCGAGATGTGCGCGGGCACGACGATGGACGCCGACAGCCTCCGCGAAGCGGGCTCGATGATGGGCACCGCCGGGATGCTCGTGATGGACGAAGACACCGACATGGTGAGCTTCCTCCGCCGCATCACCCACTTCTACCACCACGAGTCCTGCGGCCAGTGCACACCGTGCCGCGAGGGCACGGGCTGGCTCGAAAAGCTCGTCACGCGCATCGACGAGGGCGAGGGCAACCTCCGCGACCTCGACCTCCTGCTCGAGCTCTGCGACAACATGGAGGGCCGCACGATCTGCGCGCTCGCCGACGCCGCCGCGTGGCCCGTCCGCTGGACGATCCGCCGCTTCCGCTCCGAATTCGAGGCGAAGTGCCGTCAGGCCACCTTCGCCGGGGCCGACCTCGAAGGCGACGGCGCAGGCCGCGCCGCCGAGCCCGCTCCCGTCTCCTGA
- a CDS encoding Uma2 family endonuclease: MSTLTAPSDTPPVRLHRWTRAEYERMVEAGALRPDARLELIAGEIVERMSPQGSRHATTVQLVAAALRRTFEAGFDVRVQLPIALGERSEPEPDVYVVRGATLDYLDAHPTEAVLLVEVSDATLALDRTVKLAVYAAAGVPEYWIANVPEACLEVYRDPAGETYRSKTTLRAGATVAPTAQPDHAIPVADLIP; encoded by the coding sequence ATGTCGACGCTCACTGCCCCGTCAGACACTCCGCCCGTCCGGCTGCATCGTTGGACGCGGGCGGAGTATGAGCGGATGGTGGAGGCCGGGGCCTTGCGTCCTGACGCGCGGTTGGAATTGATTGCGGGCGAAATCGTCGAGAGAATGAGCCCTCAAGGGAGTCGCCACGCCACCACCGTCCAACTCGTCGCCGCTGCCCTGCGCCGTACCTTTGAAGCCGGCTTCGACGTGCGGGTACAGCTTCCGATTGCGCTCGGCGAGCGGTCGGAGCCGGAGCCCGACGTGTATGTGGTGCGGGGAGCCACGCTCGACTACCTCGACGCCCATCCCACAGAGGCTGTGCTCCTCGTCGAGGTGTCGGACGCCACGCTCGCGCTCGACCGGACGGTGAAGCTTGCTGTGTATGCAGCGGCCGGCGTTCCCGAATATTGGATCGCCAACGTCCCTGAAGCCTGCCTCGAAGTGTACCGCGACCCGGCTGGCGAAACGTATCGTTCGAAGACGACGCTGCGCGCCGGCGCGACCGTTGCTCCTACGGCCCAGCCCGATCACGCGATTCCCGTCGCCGACCTGATCCCCTAG
- a CDS encoding NAD(P)H-dependent oxidoreductase subunit E — MDASPKPMYLPTEEPERHVAPADLVWTADEQAQIDAWVAKYPTADGAVMWVLWLAQEKFGWLPAEVIELVADSLELPYAKVYGVATFYTQYYKKEMGKFVLDVCTCFSCQLCGGYDILHYLEEKLGIPKGGTTPDGLFSIQEAECLGACGSAPMLQVTNGEYVHNLTPEKCDRLIASLRAGEMPAFESVTLPQDETDLGGNRRSDVDVTEQYVTPPVSETIH; from the coding sequence ATGGACGCTTCGCCGAAACCGATGTACCTCCCCACCGAGGAGCCCGAGCGCCACGTCGCGCCGGCCGACCTCGTGTGGACCGCCGACGAGCAGGCGCAGATCGATGCGTGGGTCGCCAAATACCCCACGGCCGACGGCGCCGTGATGTGGGTGCTTTGGCTGGCGCAGGAGAAGTTCGGCTGGCTCCCCGCCGAGGTGATCGAGCTCGTCGCCGACTCGCTGGAGCTGCCGTACGCGAAGGTCTACGGCGTCGCGACGTTCTACACGCAGTACTACAAGAAGGAGATGGGCAAATTCGTGCTCGACGTCTGCACGTGCTTCTCCTGCCAGCTCTGCGGCGGCTACGACATCCTCCACTACCTCGAAGAGAAGCTCGGCATCCCGAAGGGCGGGACGACGCCCGACGGTCTGTTCTCGATCCAGGAGGCCGAGTGCCTCGGCGCCTGCGGCTCCGCGCCGATGCTCCAAGTCACGAACGGCGAGTACGTCCACAACCTCACGCCCGAGAAGTGTGACCGGCTCATCGCCTCGCTCCGCGCCGGCGAGATGCCCGCCTTCGAGAGCGTCACGCTCCCGCAGGACGAGACCGACCTGGGCGGCAACCGCCGCTCCGACGTCGACGTCACCGAGCAGTACGTCACCCCGCCCGTCTCTGAGACGATCCACTAA
- the nuoD gene encoding NADH dehydrogenase (quinone) subunit D, translated as MAADHSFTFWPRHNEALYKRLENKHVYVERDADPLESQMILNMGPQHPATHGVLRVVIRLDGETIETAVLDLGYLHRGIEKLAEVKTFQEFMPYTDRMDYLSPYSNNVAWCLAVEKLAGIPVPERAQWIRTMMSELARISAHLLWLGVALMDAGALSVFLWTFKYREEAYSIFDEVAGARFTVSHSRIGGVASDVSPEALTLLREFCDNFSKDIKEWKKLLNRNRIWLDRNDGIGIVTAEEVVELGFTGPNLRASGVDYDIRRFEPYLKYEEIDFNIPMRTEGDSLARYFVRMEEMEESIKIIRQCLDRLPDGPIRVDNAKEAYPSKDEVYYSMEGMIHDFILTDNGPAAPQGAESYHAIEAPKGELGFYLVSDGTGSPYRMKINSPSFCNLQGLEYMLEGAMIADTVVLIGSIDPVMGEADK; from the coding sequence ATGGCCGCCGACCACAGCTTCACGTTCTGGCCCCGCCACAACGAGGCGCTCTACAAGCGGCTCGAGAACAAGCACGTCTACGTCGAGCGCGACGCCGACCCGCTCGAGTCGCAGATGATCCTCAACATGGGGCCGCAGCACCCGGCGACCCACGGCGTCCTCCGCGTCGTCATCCGCCTCGACGGCGAGACGATCGAGACGGCCGTCCTCGATCTTGGCTACCTCCACCGCGGGATTGAGAAGCTGGCGGAGGTGAAGACATTCCAGGAGTTCATGCCCTACACGGACCGCATGGACTACTTGAGCCCCTACTCCAACAATGTCGCGTGGTGCCTCGCCGTCGAGAAGCTCGCCGGGATCCCGGTGCCCGAGCGCGCGCAGTGGATCCGCACGATGATGTCGGAGCTCGCGCGGATCTCGGCCCACCTGCTCTGGCTCGGCGTGGCGCTCATGGATGCTGGCGCGCTCTCCGTCTTCCTCTGGACGTTCAAGTACCGCGAGGAGGCGTACTCCATCTTCGACGAGGTCGCCGGCGCCCGCTTCACCGTGAGCCACAGCCGCATCGGCGGCGTAGCGTCCGACGTGAGCCCCGAGGCGCTGACGCTCCTGCGGGAGTTCTGCGACAACTTCTCCAAAGACATCAAGGAGTGGAAAAAGCTCCTCAACCGCAACCGCATCTGGCTCGACCGCAACGACGGCATCGGGATCGTGACAGCCGAGGAGGTCGTCGAACTCGGCTTCACCGGGCCGAACCTCCGCGCCTCGGGCGTTGACTACGACATCCGCCGCTTCGAGCCCTACCTCAAGTACGAAGAGATCGACTTCAACATCCCGATGCGGACCGAGGGCGACAGCCTCGCCCGCTACTTCGTCCGCATGGAGGAGATGGAGGAGTCGATCAAAATCATCCGGCAGTGCCTCGACCGCCTGCCCGACGGGCCCATCCGCGTCGACAACGCGAAGGAAGCGTACCCGAGCAAGGACGAGGTCTATTACTCGATGGAGGGGATGATCCACGACTTCATCCTCACCGACAACGGCCCCGCCGCGCCGCAGGGCGCCGAGTCCTACCACGCCATCGAAGCGCCGAAGGGCGAGCTCGGGTTCTACCTCGTCTCCGACGGCACGGGCAGCCCGTATCGCATGAAGATCAACTCGCCCAGCTTCTGCAACCTGCAGGGGCTGGAGTACATGCTCGAAGGCGCGATGATCGCCGACACCGTCGTCCTCATCGGCTCCATCGACCCGGTGATGGGCGAGGCTGATAAATAG
- a CDS encoding NADH-quinone oxidoreductase subunit C: protein MRDDVRNVKPRVDPDQEKQVLKFHFTPVAPPNEAEATQNPHAKATTQVADVIEALREEFGDAAGETVVYAGEHTVYVDRDRIVDVCRFLKESQGFNYLSDLGANDRFTEEDRFEVFYNLVSMQGRKRIRVKLRTDEDTPVPSVTGVYRAANWHEREAWDMMGIRFDGHPDLRRMFMPEDFEFHPQRKEFPTLGIPGSLPLPPQHTGGALTADPFARAHGDVPTD, encoded by the coding sequence ATGCGCGACGACGTCCGAAACGTAAAGCCCCGTGTGGACCCGGACCAGGAGAAGCAGGTCCTCAAGTTCCACTTCACGCCCGTCGCCCCGCCGAACGAAGCCGAGGCGACGCAGAACCCGCACGCCAAAGCGACCACGCAGGTCGCCGACGTGATCGAAGCGCTGCGCGAAGAGTTCGGCGACGCCGCGGGGGAGACGGTGGTGTACGCGGGCGAGCACACCGTCTACGTGGACCGCGACCGGATCGTGGATGTCTGCCGCTTCCTCAAGGAGTCGCAGGGATTCAACTACCTCTCCGACCTCGGCGCGAACGACCGCTTTACCGAAGAGGACCGGTTCGAGGTGTTCTACAACCTCGTCTCGATGCAGGGACGCAAGCGGATCCGCGTCAAGCTCCGCACCGACGAGGATACGCCGGTGCCGTCCGTCACCGGCGTCTACCGTGCCGCCAACTGGCACGAGCGCGAGGCGTGGGACATGATGGGCATCCGCTTCGACGGCCACCCCGACCTCCGACGGATGTTCATGCCCGAGGACTTCGAGTTCCACCCGCAGCGGAAGGAGTTCCCCACGCTCGGCATCCCCGGCAGCCTCCCGCTCCCGCCGCAGCACACCGGCGGCGCCCTCACCGCCGACCCCTTCGCCCGCGCCCACGGCGACGTCCCAACCGACTAG
- the nuoB gene encoding NADH-quinone oxidoreductase subunit NuoB gives MQEGFLTTTVDAVTNWARSNSLMPMPMGLACCAIEMMAFAGPKADVARFGSEAMRFSPRQADLMIVAGWVSYKMAHVVRRIWDQMPDPKWCIAQGACASTGGMHRCYGVVQGLDNFVPVDVYVPGCPPRPEAILHALMDIQEKIRNEHSVTMDEREDVPAIRPASAEETRRLAGSHA, from the coding sequence ATGCAAGAAGGCTTCCTCACCACCACCGTCGACGCCGTCACGAACTGGGCGCGCTCGAACTCGCTGATGCCCATGCCGATGGGCCTCGCGTGCTGCGCCATCGAGATGATGGCCTTCGCCGGTCCCAAAGCCGACGTGGCCCGCTTCGGCTCCGAGGCCATGCGCTTCTCCCCCCGCCAGGCCGACCTGATGATCGTCGCCGGCTGGGTATCGTACAAAATGGCGCATGTCGTCCGCCGCATCTGGGACCAGATGCCGGACCCGAAATGGTGCATCGCGCAGGGCGCGTGCGCTTCCACCGGGGGCATGCACCGCTGCTACGGCGTCGTGCAGGGTCTGGACAACTTCGTCCCCGTCGATGTGTACGTGCCCGGCTGTCCGCCGCGCCCGGAGGCGATCCTCCACGCGCTGATGGACATCCAGGAGAAGATCCGCAACGAGCACTCCGTGACGATGGACGAGCGCGAAGACGTGCCCGCCATCCGCCCGGCCTCGGCCGAGGAGACCCGCCGCCTCGCCGGCTCGCACGCTTAA
- a CDS encoding NADH-quinone oxidoreductase subunit A, which produces MLVEFLPIFLMLVLALGLALTLLKAAEYLGPSRPRAVKSSPYESGMDPIGTARERYSVKFYLVAMIFIVFDVEVVFMYPWAVSFQTFIEAGAGLGAFAVVLVFILILVVGLIYDIKKGGLEWD; this is translated from the coding sequence ATGCTCGTCGAATTCCTGCCCATCTTCCTCATGCTCGTGCTGGCCCTCGGGCTGGCACTCACCCTGCTCAAAGCGGCGGAGTACCTCGGCCCGAGCCGGCCGCGCGCCGTGAAGTCGAGCCCGTACGAGAGCGGGATGGACCCGATCGGGACGGCCCGCGAGCGGTACTCGGTGAAGTTCTACCTCGTCGCGATGATCTTCATCGTGTTCGACGTGGAGGTCGTGTTCATGTACCCGTGGGCCGTCAGCTTCCAGACGTTCATCGAAGCCGGCGCCGGCCTCGGTGCATTCGCCGTCGTCCTCGTCTTCATCCTCATCCTCGTCGTCGGGCTCATCTACGACATCAAGAAGGGCGGGCTGGAGTGGGACTAG
- the purB gene encoding adenylosuccinate lyase: MIDRYTRPEMGDLWSEHGQFQAWLDVELAACAAWSDVTGSIPKEDVETLYREASFDIDRIHEIEETTRHDVVAFTRAVSETLGEERKWVHYGLTSSDVVDTALSLRLLRANEHIAAALDRMIDVLAERAKEHRATLTIGRTHGVHAEPTTFGLKLALAFDEMTRNRERFKTSAEDIRVGKLSGAVGTFANIPPEVERVTMERLGLRPAPISTQVLGRDRHAHYLATLAVIGASLERLAVEIRHLQRSEVLEAEEAFGKGQKGSSAMPHKRNPIGSENVTGTARLLRGYMVAAYENVALWHERDISHSSVERVILPDATTILHYALHRMANIIENLVVYPERMQENMDRTHGLVFSQRLLLGLIDAGLNREAAYDLVQPLAMQAWREGRSFRAIVEDSVVTEHLSAEAIAEAFDPAYHLRHVDEIFERVGLE; encoded by the coding sequence ATGATCGACCGATATACCCGCCCCGAGATGGGCGACCTCTGGAGTGAGCACGGCCAATTCCAGGCGTGGCTCGACGTCGAACTGGCGGCGTGCGCGGCGTGGAGCGACGTGACCGGCTCCATCCCGAAAGAGGATGTCGAGACGCTCTATCGCGAGGCGTCGTTCGACATCGATCGGATCCACGAGATCGAAGAGACCACGCGGCACGATGTCGTAGCCTTCACTCGGGCGGTGTCGGAGACGCTGGGCGAGGAGCGGAAGTGGGTACACTACGGGCTGACGTCATCGGACGTGGTCGACACGGCGCTCAGCCTTCGGCTCCTCCGGGCGAACGAGCACATCGCCGCCGCGCTCGACCGGATGATCGACGTGCTTGCCGAGCGGGCGAAGGAGCACCGGGCCACGCTGACGATCGGCCGCACGCACGGCGTCCACGCCGAGCCGACGACGTTCGGGCTCAAACTCGCGCTCGCCTTCGACGAGATGACGCGCAACCGCGAGCGCTTTAAAACATCGGCCGAGGATATCCGCGTCGGGAAGCTCAGTGGAGCCGTCGGGACGTTTGCCAATATCCCGCCGGAGGTGGAACGGGTGACGATGGAGCGGCTCGGCCTCCGCCCCGCGCCGATCTCGACGCAAGTGCTCGGCCGCGACCGGCACGCGCACTACCTCGCCACACTCGCCGTGATCGGCGCGAGCCTGGAACGGCTCGCCGTCGAGATCCGCCACCTCCAGCGCTCGGAAGTACTCGAAGCCGAAGAGGCGTTTGGGAAAGGGCAGAAGGGATCGAGCGCGATGCCGCACAAGCGGAATCCCATCGGGTCGGAGAACGTGACCGGGACGGCGCGGCTGCTGCGCGGCTACATGGTCGCGGCGTACGAGAACGTCGCGCTCTGGCACGAGCGCGACATCAGCCACTCCTCCGTCGAGCGCGTGATCCTGCCTGACGCGACGACGATCCTCCACTACGCGCTCCACCGGATGGCGAACATCATCGAGAATCTGGTTGTCTATCCCGAGCGGATGCAGGAGAACATGGACCGGACGCACGGGCTCGTGTTCAGCCAGCGCCTCCTGCTCGGGTTGATCGACGCGGGGCTCAACCGGGAGGCGGCGTACGACCTGGTTCAGCCGCTCGCGATGCAGGCGTGGCGCGAGGGCCGCAGCTTCCGCGCGATCGTCGAGGACTCCGTCGTCACGGAGCACCTCTCGGCTGAGGCCATCGCCGAGGCGTTCGATCCGGCGTACCATCTCCGCCACGTGGACGAGATTTTCGAGCGCGTCGGGCTGGAATAG